The Gloeomargarita sp. SKYB120 genome has a segment encoding these proteins:
- a CDS encoding DUF1257 domain-containing protein, giving the protein MSHFSTIQTRLRDKEALAAALTRLNYTYQTGPLPVRGYRGQTQMADLVIPQANGYDIGFAWDGQQYNLVADLQYWQQPLSVEGFLRQLHQQYAYEVVLAQTQRQGFQVMETQRLSDGSVRLVVQRWAA; this is encoded by the coding sequence ATGTCTCACTTCAGCACCATCCAAACTCGTCTGCGGGACAAGGAGGCGCTGGCGGCTGCGCTCACCCGGTTGAATTACACCTACCAAACCGGTCCCTTGCCAGTGCGGGGCTATCGGGGTCAAACCCAGATGGCGGACTTGGTGATTCCTCAAGCCAACGGTTATGACATTGGCTTTGCCTGGGATGGTCAGCAGTACAACCTGGTGGCGGATTTGCAGTATTGGCAACAGCCCCTGAGCGTGGAGGGGTTCCTGCGGCAACTGCACCAGCAGTATGCCTACGAGGTGGTGCTAGCCCAAACCCAACGCCAGGGCTTCCAGGTGATGGAAACCCAGAGGCTGAGCGATGGTTCGGTGCGGTTGGTGGTGCAACGCTGGGCGGCCTGA